From Streptomyces sp. NBC_01551:
GCAGCGACAGATCTTGTGCACCCTGGGCGTGGAGCAGGCGTGCCTGCACGGCTGCCAGGAGTTCCTCGCGCTCAGCCACCCGTCTGCCCAATCAGTGTGTGCCCTCATTACCGCGAGGCCAGTTCCAATCGCGGCGAAAAACGTGCTTTTTGTCCGTAATATCACAGACTATCCGTCGACTCCTCGGCAGTGTCCGGCGGCCCTCACCATGGACCAGCTCGACCCCGACAGCGAAGACCACAAAACGGGACAGCGATGAATGCAGCCAGCGACCCACCCGACGGCCAGATCGGCCCGGCGTTGGCGTACGTATGCCAGCGGCTGGACTACCTGCGCGACCTTCTAGGTCCGGCCCAAGGCGCCGGGGGCGACCCACCTGTGCTACGTGCCCTCACCGCCGCCGTCACCGCTGCCCAGCAACCCGGGTTGAATGAGCTCTGGGGCCTGCTGCAAGGCGCTCCACCAAGCGCGGGCGCGAGCGGCTGGGTGACGTACATGCGGTCGATCCGGTCGTCGGTGCCTGTCGGCAGCAGCAGCGCCTCGTCCTTGGTCTGCTCGTACAGGTGCCAGGCCACGTCGACGTAGCCGCAGCGCTCCACCATCCACGCCACGCGGCGTCGGGCACCGGGGCCGACGGGTCGTCGGGGGAGGTGAGGAGGGTGCGGGCGGCGAGGTTGTAGGGCCTCATCTGGTCGAAGAGGGGATTCGGGCCGAAGGCCGGGGGGTAGTTGAAGTCGCCGATCAGCATGCCGAAAGGTCCGTACCGCATCCCGCGCGTTGCCAGCAGCTTCGCCTCGACCAGCGCGTTGTCGGCGGAGTGTGGGTCCAGGTGCAGCGGGAGGACGGCCAGCGGCTTGGGCAGGCCGACGTCGAAAGTGGCGACCCCGGCGCCGTGGGTGGTGTTGAACCAGAAGTCGTCGTTCCATCGCAGCCAACGGCCCATGGTCTCGGGCCTGTAGAGCAGGCCGGGCCGGTAGCCGCTCTTGGAGTGCGGCAGCGGCAGCGCGTCCATGTCCAGGTCCCGCATGGCACGTCCGAGCTGCTTGTGCCCGTACAGGTTCCAGCCGGCGCACTCGTTCAGCGCGACCATGTCCGCGGGCGCCCCGATGGAGGCTATCCGCTCGGTGACAGCGGGCCAGCGGTCCTCCGGGTTGCCGTCGCCGTCCTTGAGGGCGCCGTGACCGAGATTCTGGAAGACGATCCGGATGATCTTGCTATGCGGCATACAGGACTCCATGACTGTCGTGCGCCGCATCGCCTCACAGAGCGTATTGCGGGGAGACCGGGCGGACAGATATCGGCGCGGGACGGTGGTCGTGTCAGAGCAGTTCGAGCTGGGTGGGCTGGGTGGCCTTCGGGGGCCGGCTTGCGACACGCACGAGGTGAGCGACGCTGCTGATCTGGCGGCCGGATGCAGCCTCGCCCAGCAGCGTGCGCAGGAGCACCTCGGTGACGGTGACGTCGTCCATGGCCCGGTGCCGGTGTGCCGGCTGGGGAATCCCGAAGCGGTCCAGCAGCGCGTCGAGGGAGTAGGAGGGGAGACCTGGCGCGACGTGCTTGGCCAGCAGCAGGGTGTCGATGATCCGGGTGCGGGCCATCCGCGGGCATGCCGTGCGGTAGGCGTAAAGGATGGACCCTTCCGTCGGCGCATGATGCGCGACTAGGAGCAGAGGCGGCTCGGGTAGCGCCCCGTCCAGCCCGTTCAGCACCACGGCTGCGGGCGGCGCCTGGGCGACGTCGCGCAGCGTGATCCCGGTCTGCGCGGTATCGAAGGGTGTGATCGGCGCGTGCGCCGGCGGGTGGATCAACGAGGTGAAGGAGAACCCGGTAGGCAGTGGCCCCCGGCCGCGCTCGTACTTCAGGCCCAGCGCGGCCACCTCGATCGGCTCCGGCGGCGCCCCCTTCGGTGTGGTGCCCTCGAAGTCGAGTACCACGAAGTGGGTGTTGTGGAACAGCGCATCATCCTCGAGCTGCCCACCCGGCGGCCGGGGGTTGACTGCGTTCATGAGGTGCCCCTTGGACGCCCTGTTCCGGCGGCAAGAGCATTCTCAAGATCCGCCAGGTTCTCGATCAGGAGCCGGATGCTTCTCTGGCGTTCCGACCAGTACCGTTGCAGGTCCGCATCGGCCTCGTCAGGGAGGTCGTACTCGGCGGTCGTGGCGCCGTAGAAGCTGAACAGCATGTACAACAGCGCGATCCGCGCGCAGTTGTGAACTTCGGCAACGGGCAGGGTCGGGTTCTCGGACCGGTAGGCGGCGGCCATCGCCAGCACGCAGTCGGCCCACTGGTCGGAGTTGGCGAGGGTGCGCGGGTCGCATGCCGCCCGCCCGAGCTCCCAGGCGGGCACCGCTCTGGCGGCGCGGAAGTCGATGACGCCGGTGACGACACCGGCCTGGACGAGCAGGTTGGTGCGACTGAAATCGGCGTGCAGGGCCTGCTCGACCAAGTCCTCGGGCAGATGGGCCCTCAGCCGGCCGACCTGGGTGTGCAGGTCTTCGCGCCGCTGGGCGATCTGGCCCTGCAGCTGGTCGAGGTTGTCGGCCTGCCAGCGGCGGGCTGTGTCCAGGACCGTGTCGCACTTGGCCAGGGCGTCTTCGACGGACCCCGTACGCCATCGCACGTGCTGGTGGCGCCGGGGGAGAGGATAGGCAGCCAGGATCCGGTGCATCCGGCCCAGGATCATGCCGGTGTGCTCCGCGAGCGCCACCGTCATTGCCGAAGTCGCGACCTTCCCAGGAGCCTCCTCGATCACCGCCCATGGGCTGCCGTCGGCCAGACTGAGCAGATTGCCGTCCCGGTCGGGCCAAACCCTCGGTACCGGCAACCGTGCGGCTCGGCAGAACTCCGACATGTCCCATGCTGCGCGGGCCGCTTCCAGATCAGCGGTCGCCGGGTACTCCTTGGCGAAGAGCCGTTG
This genomic window contains:
- a CDS encoding phosphotransferase enzyme family protein, with translation MEEMNWEDEMTAEVLADRYGIEAETVEQVPMGTDTVNWRVVTSSGQRLFAKEYPATADLEAARAAWDMSEFCRAARLPVPRVWPDRDGNLLSLADGSPWAVIEEAPGKVATSAMTVALAEHTGMILGRMHRILAAYPLPRRHQHVRWRTGSVEDALAKCDTVLDTARRWQADNLDQLQGQIAQRREDLHTQVGRLRAHLPEDLVEQALHADFSRTNLLVQAGVVTGVIDFRAARAVPAWELGRAACDPRTLANSDQWADCVLAMAAAYRSENPTLPVAEVHNCARIALLYMLFSFYGATTAEYDLPDEADADLQRYWSERQRSIRLLIENLADLENALAAGTGRPRGTS
- a CDS encoding PolC-type DNA polymerase III, which produces MNAVNPRPPGGQLEDDALFHNTHFVVLDFEGTTPKGAPPEPIEVAALGLKYERGRGPLPTGFSFTSLIHPPAHAPITPFDTAQTGITLRDVAQAPPAAVVLNGLDGALPEPPLLLVAHHAPTEGSILYAYRTACPRMARTRIIDTLLLAKHVAPGLPSYSLDALLDRFGIPQPAHRHRAMDDVTVTEVLLRTLLGEAASGRQISSVAHLVRVASRPPKATQPTQLELL